Proteins found in one Nerophis lumbriciformis linkage group LG27, RoL_Nlum_v2.1, whole genome shotgun sequence genomic segment:
- the npb gene encoding neuropeptide B has product MMEKSFSFAVVVVGASLLLSCQSTQAWYKQSTGPTYYSVGRASGLLSGIRRSPYVRRSESQETLMDGEDTSRQISLLKRMAICVKDISPNLKSCELLQDGTGTFQCKADVFLTLDSLDCLST; this is encoded by the exons ATGATGGAGAAGTCCTTCAGCTTTGCTGTGGTGGTCGTGGGAGCGTCTTTGCTCCTCTCCTGTCAGTCCACGCAGGCTTGGTACAAGCAGTCCACCGGACCCACCTACTACTCCGTGGGGCGCGCCTCCGGTCTGCTCTCCGGCATCAGGAGGTCGCCTTACGTGCGCAGGTCCGAGTCCCAAGAGACGTTGATGGACGGAGAGGACACGAGCAGACAAATCTCCTTGCTCAAACGGATG GCTATTTGCGTGAAGGACATCTCTCCGAACCTGAAGAGCTGCGAGCTTCTGCAGGACGGAACCGGAACCTTCCAGTGCAAGGCGGACGTCTTCCTGACCTTGGACTCACTGGACTGTTTGTCCACTTGA